A region of Streptomyces sp. NBC_01788 DNA encodes the following proteins:
- a CDS encoding DUF6274 family protein has product MAASARHETRALLRAHLAAASSYRHLTRRCAVCHQLLRLEMAGAPRTASSATGEAVEDDSAPTA; this is encoded by the coding sequence ATGGCGGCATCGGCCAGGCACGAGACGCGGGCGCTGCTCCGCGCACATCTCGCGGCGGCCTCGTCGTACCGCCATCTCACCCGCCGCTGCGCCGTCTGTCACCAACTGCTGCGCCTGGAGATGGCCGGCGCTCCACGGACGGCTTCCAGCGCGACTGGCGAGGCCGTGGAGGACGACAGCGCCCCGACGGCGTGA
- the bldC gene encoding developmental transcriptional regulator BldC codes for MTARTPDAEPLLTPAEVATMFRVDPKTVTRWAKAGKLTSIRTLGGHRRYREAEVRALLAGIPQQRSEA; via the coding sequence ATGACCGCTCGCACCCCTGATGCCGAGCCGCTGCTGACCCCGGCTGAGGTCGCCACCATGTTCCGCGTCGACCCGAAGACGGTCACGCGCTGGGCGAAGGCCGGCAAGCTCACGTCGATCCGCACGCTCGGCGGGCACCGCCGCTACCGCGAGGCCGAGGTCCGCGCACTGCTCGCGGGCATTCCGCAGCAGCGCAGCGAGGCCTGA